A window of Neisseria canis contains these coding sequences:
- the purH gene encoding bifunctional phosphoribosylaminoimidazolecarboxamide formyltransferase/IMP cyclohydrolase — translation MATVKRALISLSDKTGAVEFARALSSMGVEILSTGGTAKLLADAGLPVIEVADYTGFPEMLDGRVKTLHPKIHGGILGRRDLDEHVAKMKEHGIDTIDLVCVNLYPFAATIAKPGCTLEDAIENIDIGGPTMVRSAAKNWKHVAIITDNSDFAPVIEELQNNGGRLSDKTRFNLSRKAFSHTAQYDGMISNYLTSVCDEKLSGEPQINEFPAQINQSWIKVQEMRYGENPHQQAAFYRDFYPAAGSLSAYTQLQGKELSYNNIADADAAWEAVKAFDQPACVIVKHANPCGVAVANDTLTAYKLAFATDTTSAFGGIIAFNREVDADTVEAVTGQFLEVLMAPKFTDKAKEIIAAKKNVRVLEVPLMAGANRFELKRVGGGLLVQTPDIHRIKRDDLKVVSKRQPTEQEWQDLMFVWNVAKFVKSNAIVFGKEGQTYGIGAGQMSRVDSTRIAARKAQDGGFNLNGACAASDAFFPFRDGIDVIAEQGIKAIIHPGGSVRDEEVFAAADEHGIAMVLTGVRHFRH, via the coding sequence ATGGCAACCGTAAAACGTGCCCTCATCAGCCTGTCCGACAAAACAGGCGCCGTAGAATTTGCCCGCGCATTAAGCTCGATGGGCGTTGAAATCCTTTCCACCGGCGGCACCGCCAAGCTGCTGGCCGACGCAGGCCTGCCCGTGATAGAAGTGGCCGACTACACCGGCTTCCCCGAAATGCTCGACGGCCGCGTGAAAACCCTGCACCCGAAAATCCACGGCGGCATTCTCGGCCGCCGCGACTTGGACGAACACGTTGCCAAAATGAAAGAGCACGGCATCGATACCATCGACTTGGTGTGCGTCAACCTCTACCCATTCGCCGCCACCATCGCCAAACCCGGCTGCACATTGGAAGACGCGATTGAAAACATCGACATCGGCGGCCCCACCATGGTGCGCTCCGCCGCCAAAAACTGGAAACACGTCGCCATCATCACCGACAACAGCGACTTCGCCCCAGTAATCGAAGAGCTGCAAAACAACGGCGGCCGGCTGAGCGACAAAACCCGCTTCAACCTCTCGCGCAAAGCCTTCAGCCACACCGCCCAATACGACGGCATGATTTCCAATTACCTCACCAGCGTGTGCGACGAAAAACTCAGCGGCGAGCCGCAAATCAACGAGTTTCCCGCCCAAATCAACCAAAGCTGGATCAAAGTGCAAGAAATGCGCTACGGTGAAAACCCGCACCAGCAAGCCGCGTTCTACCGCGATTTCTACCCCGCTGCCGGCAGCCTTTCCGCCTACACCCAGCTGCAAGGCAAAGAATTGTCCTACAACAACATTGCCGACGCCGATGCCGCATGGGAAGCCGTGAAAGCCTTCGACCAACCCGCCTGCGTGATTGTGAAACACGCCAACCCGTGCGGCGTGGCCGTGGCAAACGACACGCTCACCGCCTACAAACTGGCCTTCGCCACCGACACCACCAGCGCATTCGGCGGCATCATCGCGTTTAACCGCGAAGTGGACGCCGACACGGTAGAAGCCGTAACCGGCCAGTTCCTCGAAGTGTTGATGGCACCCAAGTTTACCGACAAAGCCAAAGAAATCATCGCCGCCAAGAAAAACGTGCGCGTACTCGAAGTGCCGCTGATGGCCGGCGCCAACCGCTTCGAACTCAAACGCGTGGGCGGCGGCCTGTTGGTACAAACCCCCGACATCCACCGCATCAAACGCGACGATTTAAAAGTGGTTTCCAAACGCCAGCCGACAGAACAAGAGTGGCAGGACTTAATGTTTGTGTGGAACGTGGCCAAATTCGTAAAATCCAACGCCATCGTATTCGGTAAAGAAGGCCAAACCTACGGTATCGGCGCCGGCCAGATGAGCCGCGTCGATTCCACCCGCATCGCCGCGCGTAAAGCGCAAGACGGCGGTTTTAACCTCAACGGCGCCTGCGCCGCCTCCGATGCTTTCTTCCCTTTCCGCGACGGCATCGACGTGATTGCGGAACAAGGCATCAAAGCCATCATCCACCCCGGCGGCTCCGTGCGCGACGAAGAGGTGTTTGCCGCTGCCGACGAGCACGGCATCGCCATGGTCCTCACAGGCGTGCGCCACTTCCGCCACTAA
- a CDS encoding DNA-3-methyladenine glycosylase I — protein sequence MTYCDFANSLPPDTDNPNKHYHDCAYGFPIDDDNELFGRLVLEINQAGLSWTLILSKQAAFRSAYSGFDIAAVAAYTEADRGRLLNDAGIVRNRLKINAAIYNAGRILALQQEYGSFKNWLDAHHPRGLSEWVKLFKKHFKFVGSEIVKEFLMSTGYLPGAHAVSCPVYGEVLKRQPKWAE from the coding sequence ATGACTTATTGCGACTTTGCCAACTCGCTGCCGCCGGATACGGATAATCCGAACAAGCATTATCACGATTGTGCGTACGGCTTTCCGATTGATGACGACAATGAATTGTTTGGGCGGCTGGTATTGGAAATCAATCAGGCCGGGTTGAGTTGGACGTTGATATTGAGTAAGCAGGCGGCGTTTCGCTCGGCTTATTCGGGGTTTGACATTGCCGCCGTTGCGGCTTACACCGAAGCCGACCGCGGGCGTTTGCTGAATGATGCGGGCATTGTCCGCAACCGTTTGAAAATCAATGCGGCCATTTATAATGCCGGGCGGATTTTGGCTTTGCAGCAGGAATACGGTTCGTTTAAGAACTGGCTGGACGCGCATCACCCGAGAGGCCTGTCTGAATGGGTGAAGCTGTTTAAAAAGCATTTTAAGTTTGTCGGTAGCGAGATTGTGAAAGAGTTTCTGATGAGCACGGGGTATTTGCCCGGCGCGCATGCGGTAAGTTGTCCGGTATATGGGGAGGTGTTGAAGCGGCAGCCGAAGTGGGCGGAATAG
- a CDS encoding VOC family protein, translating into MNQKVKNLLKISKLTPVVAVENVQKTAEFYTKHLGFQLAFAVPNHDAVEQLFENGKEYRYAMLKSGELEIAFQRLDTFQNDIHFAKNQPIGASVSFYMDVDNIEDLYNRLKSENLEITELKTTWYGVLEFYLKDLNGYTLGFAQPA; encoded by the coding sequence ATGAACCAAAAAGTAAAAAATCTGCTAAAAATAAGCAAATTAACACCTGTTGTTGCGGTGGAAAATGTACAGAAAACTGCCGAATTTTATACCAAACATTTAGGTTTCCAGTTGGCTTTTGCCGTTCCCAATCACGATGCGGTGGAGCAACTCTTTGAAAATGGCAAAGAATATCGTTATGCAATGCTGAAATCAGGGGAATTAGAGATAGCATTTCAGCGACTAGATACTTTTCAAAACGATATTCATTTTGCTAAAAATCAGCCTATTGGGGCTTCGGTCTCTTTTTATATGGATGTTGATAATATCGAAGATTTATACAATCGGTTAAAGTCTGAAAATTTGGAAATTACCGAACTGAAAACTACTTGGTATGGAGTTCTCGAATTTTATCTAAAAGACCTAAACGGATACACCTTGGGATTTGCCCAACCAGCTTAA
- a CDS encoding DUF1801 domain-containing protein, with amino-acid sequence MNPKVNNLLNDWKIANPALYEIVNSVRTRILQLAGTVDEEVKYGGILFAAPEPFCGIFVYKQHVSVELSHGAEIVDPHGLLEGKGKGRRHLKLHTLEDVENKYLTDYLRLAQKAAE; translated from the coding sequence ATGAACCCAAAAGTAAACAATCTACTGAATGACTGGAAAATTGCTAATCCCGCCTTGTATGAAATTGTCAATAGTGTGCGCACGAGAATATTGCAACTGGCAGGTACAGTAGACGAAGAAGTGAAATATGGCGGTATTCTGTTTGCCGCACCTGAACCGTTTTGCGGCATTTTTGTTTATAAGCAACATGTATCTGTGGAATTGAGTCATGGCGCCGAGATAGTAGACCCACACGGTTTATTAGAAGGAAAAGGCAAAGGCCGTCGTCATTTGAAATTACATACGCTTGAAGACGTAGAAAATAAGTATTTGACGGATTACTTACGATTGGCGCAAAAAGCAGCAGAATAA
- a CDS encoding aspartate/glutamate racemase family protein, protein MKTIGIIGGMSPESTVSYYQIINRETNARLGGNHSADIVMHSIDFETVVRLQKAGDWAGAGRILAASARKLESMGADVLVLATNTMHKIADAIQSAVGIPLLHVVDATAEAVKAQGLNTVGLLGTRFTMSDGFYTERMKQHGIETLVPADTQQHAIHRIIFEELCLNRFEPAAKRAYLDIIACLKEQGAQGVIFGCTEIGLLLKRQDCPIPVFDSAEIHALAAVDFALG, encoded by the coding sequence ATGAAAACCATAGGCATCATCGGCGGCATGAGCCCTGAAAGCACCGTGTCGTATTACCAAATCATCAACCGAGAAACCAACGCGCGCTTGGGCGGCAACCACAGCGCCGACATCGTGATGCACAGCATTGATTTTGAAACCGTTGTGCGCCTGCAAAAAGCAGGCGATTGGGCGGGCGCCGGTCGAATTTTGGCGGCAAGCGCGCGTAAACTCGAAAGTATGGGGGCGGATGTGTTGGTGTTGGCCACCAATACCATGCACAAAATTGCCGACGCCATACAAAGCGCAGTCGGTATCCCTTTGCTGCATGTGGTGGATGCCACCGCCGAAGCCGTTAAAGCGCAAGGGTTGAACACCGTCGGCCTGCTCGGCACACGTTTCACCATGAGCGACGGTTTTTATACCGAGCGCATGAAACAACACGGTATTGAAACATTGGTGCCCGCAGATACGCAGCAGCACGCCATCCACCGCATCATTTTCGAGGAGCTGTGCCTAAACCGCTTTGAGCCGGCTGCCAAGCGCGCTTACCTCGACATCATTGCCTGTCTGAAAGAGCAGGGCGCGCAAGGCGTGATATTCGGCTGCACCGAAATCGGACTTTTGCTCAAGCGGCAGGATTGTCCGATTCCCGTGTTTGACAGCGCAGAAATCCATGCGCTGGCGGCGGTGGATTTTGCGTTGGGGTGA
- the gcvH gene encoding glycine cleavage system protein GcvH, whose protein sequence is MSNIPADLKYVSSHEWLRLEADGAVTVGITEHAQELLGDIVFVELPEVGANLAAEEQAGVVESVKAASDVYAPIAGEVVEINRDLVDAPETANSEPYGAGWFFKIKPADAADLDGLLTAEQYAAEIA, encoded by the coding sequence ATGAGCAATATTCCTGCTGATTTGAAATATGTATCCAGCCACGAATGGCTGCGTCTGGAAGCAGACGGCGCCGTAACCGTGGGCATCACCGAGCATGCGCAAGAGCTGCTGGGCGACATTGTGTTTGTGGAGCTGCCCGAAGTGGGTGCGAATCTGGCTGCCGAAGAGCAGGCCGGCGTGGTGGAATCGGTGAAAGCCGCTTCCGATGTGTATGCACCGATTGCCGGCGAAGTGGTGGAAATCAACCGGGATTTGGTGGATGCGCCCGAAACGGCCAACAGCGAGCCTTACGGCGCAGGCTGGTTCTTCAAAATCAAACCGGCCGACGCGGCTGATTTGGACGGCTTGCTGACTGCCGAGCAATATGCTGCGGAAATCGCTTAA
- a CDS encoding DJ-1/PfpI family protein, giving the protein MSKKILLLAGDYAEDYETMVPFQFLLGLGYEVHAVCPDKKAGDTVATAVHDFEGGQTYSEKRGHNFALNYDFDKVNAADYAGLVIPGGRAPEYLRLNPRVIEIVREFDAAEKPIAAVCHGAQLLAAADILKGRRCSAYPACAPDVRAAGGDYADIAVTDAVTSGHLVTAPAWPAHPAWLAQFVKLLGAEIKI; this is encoded by the coding sequence ATGAGCAAGAAAATCCTGCTGTTGGCAGGCGATTATGCCGAAGATTATGAAACCATGGTGCCGTTTCAGTTTTTGCTGGGTTTGGGCTACGAAGTTCATGCCGTGTGCCCCGATAAAAAAGCGGGCGACACGGTGGCGACGGCGGTGCATGATTTTGAAGGCGGGCAAACGTATAGCGAAAAGCGCGGCCATAATTTTGCGCTGAATTATGATTTCGATAAAGTAAACGCCGCCGATTATGCCGGTTTGGTCATTCCCGGCGGCAGGGCGCCGGAATATCTGCGGCTTAATCCGCGCGTGATTGAGATTGTGCGCGAGTTTGATGCGGCTGAAAAACCGATTGCCGCAGTGTGCCACGGTGCGCAGCTTTTGGCGGCGGCGGATATTCTGAAAGGGCGGCGCTGCTCGGCTTATCCGGCGTGTGCGCCCGACGTGCGTGCGGCAGGCGGCGATTATGCCGATATTGCGGTTACCGATGCCGTAACCAGCGGCCATTTGGTTACCGCGCCCGCATGGCCTGCGCATCCGGCATGGCTGGCACAGTTTGTGAAGCTTTTGGGTGCGGAAATTAAGATTTGA
- a CDS encoding VOC family protein translates to MFSHIVIGTNNIDRAQAFYDGLLAVIGAGNGLRHTNGTGQERIFYIHNGCMLGISEPINGEPATVANGSTIGFKCDSPEQVQQFYSTAIELGATPIEDPPGIRKNATGEVYLAYVRDLDGHKLCAFHRM, encoded by the coding sequence ATGTTTAGCCATATTGTTATCGGTACCAACAATATCGACCGTGCCCAAGCTTTTTATGATGGCCTGCTTGCTGTCATCGGTGCAGGTAATGGTTTGCGTCATACCAACGGAACAGGACAGGAGCGTATTTTCTATATCCATAACGGCTGTATGTTGGGTATTTCCGAACCTATCAATGGAGAGCCTGCCACAGTAGCCAACGGAAGTACTATCGGTTTTAAATGTGATTCACCGGAGCAAGTGCAGCAATTTTATTCTACCGCCATTGAGCTGGGTGCCACTCCTATCGAGGATCCGCCCGGTATAAGGAAAAATGCAACGGGAGAGGTGTACTTGGCGTACGTGCGTGATTTGGATGGGCATAAGCTTTGTGCTTTTCACCGTATGTAG
- the gcvT gene encoding glycine cleavage system aminomethyltransferase GcvT produces MTTLKTTPFNQAHKDAGGKLVDFAGWELPVNYGSQIQEHEAVRTDAGMFDVSHMLVSDIKGSQAKQWLQKLLANDVAKLSFVGKALYSAMLNDNGGVMDDLIVYRTNEAETQYRIVSNAATREKDLAQFAKVGEAFGIEITPRYDLAMLAVQGPQAVEKLLAVKPEWAETVNALKPFQGADLGNDWFVARTGYTGEDGVEVILPGTEATTFFTALCEAGVQPCGLGARDTLRMEAGMNLYGHDMNDETSPLQAGMGWTVDLKDENRDFIGKTALVALKEKGVDVKQVGLLLAKGGVLREGMEVVTEQGKGITTSGVFSPSLKQSIAIARVPKAFEGDAAKVVIRGKEVDVRVLKLPFVRNGQKQFD; encoded by the coding sequence ATGACTACCCTCAAAACCACCCCGTTCAACCAAGCCCATAAAGATGCAGGCGGCAAACTCGTCGATTTTGCCGGCTGGGAGCTGCCCGTCAACTACGGCTCGCAAATCCAAGAACACGAAGCCGTGCGCACCGACGCAGGCATGTTCGACGTATCCCACATGCTCGTTTCCGACATCAAAGGCAGCCAAGCCAAGCAATGGTTGCAAAAGCTGCTCGCCAACGACGTAGCCAAACTCTCGTTCGTCGGCAAAGCCCTCTATTCCGCCATGCTCAACGACAACGGCGGCGTGATGGACGACCTGATCGTTTACCGCACCAACGAAGCCGAAACCCAATACCGCATCGTATCCAACGCCGCCACCCGCGAAAAAGACTTGGCACAATTTGCCAAAGTGGGCGAAGCGTTCGGCATCGAAATCACCCCCCGCTACGACCTCGCCATGCTCGCCGTGCAAGGCCCCCAAGCCGTTGAAAAACTGCTCGCCGTCAAACCCGAATGGGCCGAAACCGTCAACGCGCTCAAGCCCTTCCAAGGCGCAGACTTAGGCAACGATTGGTTTGTTGCCCGCACAGGTTACACCGGCGAAGACGGCGTAGAAGTGATTCTGCCCGGCACCGAAGCCACCACCTTCTTCACCGCCCTGTGCGAAGCCGGCGTACAACCCTGCGGCCTCGGCGCACGCGACACCCTGCGCATGGAAGCCGGCATGAACCTCTACGGCCACGACATGAACGACGAAACCAGCCCCCTGCAAGCCGGCATGGGCTGGACGGTGGATTTGAAAGACGAAAACCGCGACTTCATCGGCAAAACCGCCCTCGTCGCCCTCAAAGAAAAAGGCGTGGACGTGAAACAAGTCGGCCTGTTGCTGGCCAAAGGCGGCGTATTGCGCGAAGGCATGGAAGTCGTTACCGAACAAGGCAAAGGCATCACCACCAGCGGCGTGTTTTCCCCCAGCCTGAAACAATCCATCGCCATCGCCCGCGTGCCCAAAGCCTTTGAAGGCGACGCGGCCAAAGTGGTGATTCGCGGCAAAGAAGTGGATGTGCGCGTGTTGAAACTGCCGTTTGTACGGAATGGGCAGAAGCAGTTTGATTGA
- a CDS encoding Lrp/AsnC family transcriptional regulator, translated as MPQTITLDKTDLKILQVLQENGRLTNVELSERVALSPSPCLRRLKQLEDAGIIRQYAALLSPVAVQLGLQAFIRVSINKASEARDDFAASVQSWPEVLSCFALTGETDYLLHTFFTDMNAFSHFVLDTLLSHPGVQDAQSSFVLKEIKKTTALPLGHLQKD; from the coding sequence ATGCCACAAACCATAACCTTGGATAAAACCGATCTGAAAATCCTGCAGGTTTTGCAGGAAAACGGCCGCTTAACCAACGTAGAGCTTTCGGAACGCGTTGCCCTCTCCCCTTCCCCCTGCCTGCGCCGCTTAAAGCAGCTTGAAGACGCGGGCATTATCCGCCAATATGCCGCGCTGCTCTCCCCCGTGGCGGTCCAACTCGGTTTGCAGGCTTTTATCAGGGTTTCCATCAACAAAGCCAGCGAAGCGCGCGACGATTTCGCCGCTTCGGTGCAAAGCTGGCCCGAGGTATTAAGCTGTTTTGCGCTCACCGGTGAAACCGATTATCTGCTGCACACGTTTTTCACGGATATGAACGCATTCTCCCATTTCGTGCTCGACACCCTGCTCTCCCACCCCGGCGTACAAGACGCGCAATCCAGCTTTGTGTTGAAAGAAATCAAAAAAACCACGGCCCTGCCGCTCGGGCATTTGCAAAAGGATTAA
- the pntB gene encoding Re/Si-specific NAD(P)(+) transhydrogenase subunit beta — protein MSSGLVTAAYIVAAILFIFSLAGLSKQETAKNGCYYGIAGMVIALFATVFSEQTAGLGWIIIAMTIGAAIGIYKAQKVEMTEMPELIALLHSFVGLAAVLVGFNSFIEADKVSSDMHTIHLVEVFLGIFIGAVTFTGSIVAFGKLNGKLSSAPLQLPHKHKLNLVALLVSFILLLVFVSADDGSWFALILMTAIALAFGWHLVASIGGADMPVVVSMLNSYSGWAAAAAGFMLANDLLIVTGALVGSSGAILSYIMCKAMNRSFISVIAGGFGTDGSSTAAGGEEIGEYREVKPAEVAEMLKGANSVIITPGYGMAVAQAQYPVAEITDLLRKQGVEVRFGIHPVAGRLPGHMNVLLAEAKVPYDIVLEMDEINDDFPETDVVLVIGANDTVNPAAQTDPNSPIAGMPVLEVWKAKEVVVFKRSMNTGYAGVQNPLFFNENSVMCFGDAKATVDEILAELKK, from the coding sequence ATGTCTTCAGGACTTGTAACTGCGGCATATATCGTCGCCGCAATCTTATTTATTTTTTCATTGGCCGGCCTGTCGAAACAGGAAACCGCCAAAAACGGCTGCTATTACGGCATTGCCGGTATGGTGATTGCTTTATTTGCCACCGTGTTCAGCGAACAAACCGCAGGCTTGGGTTGGATTATTATCGCTATGACTATCGGTGCGGCCATCGGTATTTACAAAGCCCAAAAAGTGGAAATGACCGAAATGCCCGAGCTGATTGCCTTGCTGCACAGCTTTGTGGGTTTGGCTGCCGTGTTGGTGGGCTTCAACAGCTTTATCGAAGCGGACAAGGTATCTTCCGATATGCACACCATTCATTTGGTGGAAGTGTTTCTCGGCATTTTCATCGGTGCCGTAACCTTTACCGGTTCGATTGTGGCGTTCGGCAAACTGAACGGCAAACTCAGCAGCGCACCTTTGCAACTGCCGCACAAGCATAAGCTGAATCTGGTTGCTTTGTTGGTGTCGTTTATCTTGCTGCTGGTGTTCGTATCGGCTGACGACGGCAGCTGGTTCGCCCTGATTCTGATGACCGCTATTGCACTCGCGTTCGGCTGGCACTTGGTGGCCTCTATCGGCGGTGCTGATATGCCGGTGGTGGTTTCCATGCTCAACTCGTATTCGGGCTGGGCGGCTGCCGCAGCGGGCTTTATGCTTGCCAACGACTTGCTGATTGTTACCGGCGCGTTGGTCGGCTCAAGCGGTGCGATTTTGTCTTACATCATGTGTAAAGCCATGAACCGCTCGTTCATTTCTGTGATTGCAGGCGGCTTCGGCACCGACGGTTCTTCCACAGCAGCAGGCGGAGAAGAAATCGGCGAATACCGCGAAGTGAAACCCGCCGAAGTGGCCGAAATGCTCAAAGGTGCAAACTCAGTGATCATCACGCCCGGATACGGTATGGCCGTTGCCCAAGCGCAATACCCGGTTGCCGAAATTACCGACTTACTGCGCAAACAAGGCGTGGAAGTGCGCTTCGGTATCCACCCCGTTGCAGGCCGTCTGCCCGGACACATGAACGTATTGCTGGCCGAAGCCAAAGTGCCTTACGACATCGTGTTGGAGATGGATGAAATCAACGATGATTTCCCCGAAACCGATGTGGTGCTGGTGATCGGCGCGAACGACACCGTGAACCCCGCTGCCCAAACCGACCCGAACAGCCCGATTGCCGGTATGCCGGTATTGGAAGTGTGGAAAGCCAAAGAAGTGGTGGTGTTCAAACGCTCGATGAACACGGGCTATGCCGGTGTACAAAACCCGCTGTTCTTCAATGAAAACAGCGTGATGTGCTTTGGCGATGCGAAAGCGACTGTGGATGAGATTCTGGCGGAATTGAAGAAATAA
- a CDS encoding antibiotic biosynthesis monooxygenase family protein: MMFAQTPNPPYYAVVFTSQRTDGDRGYDQTAVRMLELARQQAGFLGAESVRSEGFGITVSYWESEASIAEWKRHTEHRAARETGKAIWYADFVVRVCKVERAYGTIFRQSELYQDPKNLENL; encoded by the coding sequence ATGATGTTTGCGCAAACACCTAATCCACCTTATTACGCTGTTGTTTTCACATCACAGCGCACCGACGGCGATAGAGGCTACGACCAAACTGCCGTGCGAATGCTTGAATTGGCGCGGCAACAGGCAGGTTTTCTTGGCGCAGAAAGCGTGCGTTCGGAAGGTTTTGGTATCACGGTTTCATATTGGGAGAGTGAAGCGTCTATTGCCGAGTGGAAAAGGCATACAGAACACAGAGCCGCTCGAGAAACCGGCAAAGCAATATGGTATGCCGATTTTGTTGTCCGCGTGTGCAAGGTGGAACGTGCTTACGGCACAATTTTCAGACAATCCGAACTGTATCAGGACCCCAAAAATTTGGAGAATTTATAA
- a CDS encoding Re/Si-specific NAD(P)(+) transhydrogenase subunit alpha, whose amino-acid sequence MRIGIPKETLALETRVAATPSTVTQLQKLGFEVVVETGAGLAASLDNAAYEAAGATVADTAEVWSCPLIYKVNAPSETEIERLNAGQTLVSFLWPAQNPELVQKLTDKKVNVLAMDMVPRISRAQALDALSSMANISGYRAVIEAANAFGRFFTGQITAAGKVPPAQVLVIGAGVAGLAAIGTANSLGAVVKAFDTRLEVAEQIESMGGQFLKLDFPQEAGGSGDGYAKVMSEEFIAAEMKLFAEQAQQVDIIITTAAIPGKPAPKLITKEMVESMKPGSVIVDLAAATGGNCELTKPGELFVTDNGVKIIGYTDMANRLAGQSSQLYATNLVNLSKLLSPNKDGEIALDFEDVIIRNMTVTRDGEITFPPPAIQVSAAPQQQAQAAPVAKPEPKPVPTWKKLAPAAIGAVLVLWMGAVAPAEFLNHFIVFVLACVIGYYVVWNVSHSLHTPLMSVTNAISGIIVVGALLQIGQGNGVVSFLAFIAVLIASINIFGGFYVTRRMLNMFRKG is encoded by the coding sequence ATGAGAATCGGCATTCCGAAGGAGACGTTGGCACTGGAAACACGCGTTGCAGCCACCCCTTCAACTGTAACTCAGCTACAAAAGCTGGGTTTTGAAGTGGTGGTGGAAACCGGTGCGGGTTTGGCAGCCAGCTTGGATAATGCAGCGTATGAAGCTGCGGGAGCAACGGTGGCGGACACCGCCGAAGTATGGTCTTGCCCGTTGATCTATAAAGTCAACGCACCGTCTGAAACCGAAATCGAGCGTCTGAACGCAGGCCAAACGCTGGTAAGCTTCTTATGGCCTGCACAAAATCCCGAGTTGGTACAGAAACTTACTGATAAAAAAGTGAACGTGCTGGCGATGGATATGGTGCCGCGTATTTCACGCGCGCAGGCATTGGATGCCCTGTCGTCTATGGCGAACATCAGCGGCTACCGTGCCGTAATTGAAGCGGCAAATGCGTTCGGCCGTTTCTTTACCGGCCAGATTACCGCCGCGGGCAAAGTGCCGCCGGCGCAAGTGCTGGTAATTGGTGCGGGCGTGGCCGGTTTGGCGGCGATTGGTACGGCAAACTCGTTGGGTGCTGTGGTTAAAGCGTTCGACACCCGTTTGGAAGTGGCCGAACAAATCGAATCAATGGGCGGCCAATTCCTGAAGCTCGATTTCCCGCAAGAAGCGGGCGGCAGCGGTGACGGTTACGCCAAAGTGATGAGCGAAGAGTTTATCGCGGCGGAAATGAAACTGTTTGCCGAGCAAGCCCAACAAGTGGACATCATCATCACGACGGCGGCCATTCCGGGCAAACCTGCGCCGAAGTTGATTACCAAAGAAATGGTGGAAAGCATGAAGCCGGGTTCGGTGATTGTCGATTTGGCGGCGGCTACCGGCGGCAACTGCGAATTGACCAAACCGGGCGAGCTGTTCGTTACCGATAACGGCGTGAAAATCATCGGCTACACCGATATGGCCAACCGTTTGGCCGGCCAGTCTTCACAGCTTTACGCCACCAACCTCGTGAACCTGAGCAAGCTGTTAAGCCCGAATAAAGACGGTGAAATTGCGCTTGATTTTGAAGATGTGATTATCCGCAACATGACCGTTACCCGAGACGGCGAAATCACTTTCCCGCCGCCCGCGATTCAAGTGTCTGCTGCGCCGCAACAGCAAGCGCAAGCCGCACCTGTGGCGAAACCTGAGCCGAAACCCGTTCCGACATGGAAAAAACTGGCTCCGGCGGCGATTGGTGCGGTATTGGTATTGTGGATGGGTGCCGTTGCTCCGGCCGAATTCTTAAACCACTTTATCGTGTTCGTGCTGGCTTGCGTGATCGGCTATTACGTGGTGTGGAACGTGAGCCATTCGCTGCACACGCCGCTGATGTCGGTAACCAATGCCATTTCCGGCATTATCGTAGTGGGCGCATTGCTGCAAATCGGGCAGGGCAACGGCGTGGTGTCGTTCCTCGCCTTTATTGCCGTGCTGATTGCCAGCATCAATATTTTCGGCGGTTTCTACGTTACCCGCCGTATGTTGAATATGTTTAGAAAAGGATAG